The Deltaproteobacteria bacterium RBG_16_64_85 DNA window AAGCGCGAGAATTCCTGAAGCTCGAGGGGGGGCGCGTGGGCGCGGTCGACGCCATGGAGATCGCGATGGCCACCGGCTCCCGCGTGAACATGGTCATGATGGGCGCCATCGCGAAGGCGTCGGGGTTCTTCGAATGGAAGGCGCTCGAGGACGCCATCCGGGAGGCGTTCGGGAAGAAATACCCGGCGCTGATGAAGGGGAACCTCGGGGCGCTCAAGCGCGGCTACGACGAGGTGAAGTTCGAGGAGTTCCCGGCCGACGGGAAGTACCCGGCGACGCCGTTCCATCGCGAGGTCCCCAGGCTCGGCTACGAGAACGCTCCCATCGGAGGGACGATCTACTCGGCGGGGAACATGCGGTTCAAGGACCTCTCCACCAGCCGCACGGGAATGATCCCGCTGTTCATCCTCGACAACTGCACCCGCTGCGGCGAGTGCGACATCACCTGCCCGGACTACTGCTTCGTCTGGGAGAGGGGCAAGGACCCCAAGACGGGGAAGGACGGGATGGTGCTCCTGGGGATCAACTACCAGTACTGCAAGGGATGCCTGCGCTGCACCCACATCTGCAAGTTCGACGCGCTGGTCCCCACCAAGGAGGCCGAGCAGGACATGGACAAAATCACCGTCAAGCACAAGTTCCTGAAATAAGAAAGTGAAGGAGAGGAAGATGGCCGAAACGGCAAAGAAGGCGGATGCGCTGCCGGCGCAGGAAGTCGTCGTCCAGACCGGGAACGAGATCGCGGCGACGGCGGCCAAGCAGATCAATTACCACATCATGGGGTATTACCCCATCACCCCGTCCACCGAGATCGCGGAGACGCTCGACGCGATGAAGGCGGAAGGGGAGCACGACGTCCGGATGATCCCGGGCGACGGAGAGCACGGTGCGGCCGGCATCTGCTACGGCGCCACGACGGCGGGCGGGCGCGTGTTCAACGCGACGTCGGCCAACGGGCTCCTCTTCGCGTTCGAGCAGCTCCCCGTCCAGTCGGGGACCCGCTTCCCGATGGTGTTCAACATCGTCACCCGGTCGGTGTCGGGGCCGCTCGACATCCGCGGCGACCACAGCGACATCATGCTGGCGATGAACACCGGCTGGATCATCCTGATGGCCTCCGATGTCCAGGCGGTCTACGACATGAACCTCATCGCTCCCAGGATCGGCGAGGACATGGCGGTCCGGCTCCCCGTGATGGTGGCGTTCGACGGCTTCTTCACCTCGCACCAGAAGCGCCGGGTGGAGATCTTCTCCGACCCGCAGGTCGTACGGGATTTCCTGGGGCCGTTCGTCCCCACGGTGACCTCCGTCGACCCGCGCAAGCCGGTGACGATCGGGCCGTACATGAACGACCCCGACCTCATCAACAACAAGAAGCAGCAGGCCGACGCGATGGTCCGCGCGGACGCCGTGATCAAGAAGGTCTTCGCCGAGTACGCGAAGCTCTCCGGGCGCGAGGTTCCGGTCGTCGAGCTCTACCGGATGGAGGACGCCGAGGCGGCGCTGTTCATTCTCAACTCCGCGGCCGAGACCGCCATGGAGGCGGTCGACAGCTTAAGGAATCAGGGGAAGAAGGTCGGCTTGATCCGGCCCAACGTCATCCGGCCGTTCCCGTTGAAGGAGATCCGCGAGGCGTTGAAGAAGGTAAAGGGGCTCGTGGTCGCCGACCGGCAGGACAACTACGGCGCCTACGGCGGGGCGATGACGATCGAAGTGAAGGCCGCCTTGCAGGGGGTGAAGGGAAACAACACCCAGGTCGCCGGCCGGATCTACGGGATCGGCGGGAAGGAGTTCTTCGTCGAGGACGCCGAGGCGATGCTTTCGGAAGCCCTCGAGATCGCCCACACGGGAGAGGTCAAGGTCCCGTACGACTACTTCGGTGCCGACCCCGGCGAGAAGGGGTACGTGCCCCCCAAGGCGTTCGACCCGATCACGGCGGAGCAGGCCACCGGGCTGATCCGAATCGAGACGACCCCGGAAGGCAAGATCGACGTCAAGGGCGTGAACCTGCGGGCCCTGACCGGGCGCCCGAAGCGGGTCTCCTCCGGCCACGGCGCCTGCCCCGGCTGCGGGATCTTCGTGAACCTCAACACGTTCCTGAAGGGGATCGAGGGGTTCGTGACCGTCCTGTTCCACACCGGCTGCGGGATGGTGGTCACCACGGGGTACCCGTACACCTCCCACAAGGTCACCTATATCCACAACCTGTTCCAGAACGGCGCGGCGACCCTTTCCGGCGTCGTCGAGATGTTCGAGGAGCGCAAGAAGCGGGGCGAGATCCCGAAGGAAGAGAAGATCACCTTCCTTATGGTCACCGGCGACGGCGGGCACGACATCGGGTTGGGACCCTCCGTCGGCGCGGCGATGCGCAACTCCCGGATGATCATCATCGAG harbors:
- a CDS encoding pyruvate synthase, which codes for MAETAKKADALPAQEVVVQTGNEIAATAAKQINYHIMGYYPITPSTEIAETLDAMKAEGEHDVRMIPGDGEHGAAGICYGATTAGGRVFNATSANGLLFAFEQLPVQSGTRFPMVFNIVTRSVSGPLDIRGDHSDIMLAMNTGWIILMASDVQAVYDMNLIAPRIGEDMAVRLPVMVAFDGFFTSHQKRRVEIFSDPQVVRDFLGPFVPTVTSVDPRKPVTIGPYMNDPDLINNKKQQADAMVRADAVIKKVFAEYAKLSGREVPVVELYRMEDAEAALFILNSAAETAMEAVDSLRNQGKKVGLIRPNVIRPFPLKEIREALKKVKGLVVADRQDNYGAYGGAMTIEVKAALQGVKGNNTQVAGRIYGIGGKEFFVEDAEAMLSEALEIAHTGEVKVPYDYFGADPGEKGYVPPKAFDPITAEQATGLIRIETTPEGKIDVKGVNLRALTGRPKRVSSGHGACPGCGIFVNLNTFLKGIEGFVTVLFHTGCGMVVTTGYPYTSHKVTYIHNLFQNGAATLSGVVEMFEERKKRGEIPKEEKITFLMVTGDGGHDIGLGPSVGAAMRNSRMIIIEYDNQGYQNTGFQLSFTVPIGHATSTSNYGPHQKGKSTHHKDTAQIFSACNLPYLFTAAESNPRDMIRKAAKAQKYADEGMVFGKLISMCPLAWRTEERISVPIIQAAVDSCFFPLYEVEHGITTINYDPEEKGRKVPVTEWIKQMGKTKHMLKPDCKDVLDSFQAEVDRRWLRLKEMHKNPLL